The genomic window TAATCATTATTATAAGGTAAAACGGAAAAATGAAATGATCCAGCAAGAAGAGGATTTAACTTCCGTCCAACTGGTCCCAAGTGCATCATTGAATGGTGGTGCGGCAAAGTTTATGATGGAGGACATCCAGAAATCATTAAATGCCTTGCCAGAAGATTGCCGTTTTTGTTTTTGCCGTTATTTTGAAGGTTATAAATATCATGAAATTGCAGCTGAGCTCGATATCCCACTGGGTACTGTAAAAACCAAAATACATGTAGCAAGAGGGCTTCTTAAAAAGATGCTTAAAAATTATAAATCTGGTTTGGCTGCCTAATATCCTCATCATTTATTAGGTAAATTCAGGTATAAATACGTCATGTGGGCTAATTAACTTAAACTAGATTTGTTGCATATGAGCAACTTGCTAGTTAAGAAAATCTTCATAGTTGATGATGATGAGAACATCCACGACATTATAAATTTAATTTTTGAGGAAGAGCATTACCTGATTAAAAGCGTTTTAAGTGTTGATAATTTGGAAGAAGCAATCGCTGATTTTCTACCAGATATCATTTTATTGGATATTCGTATTGGTAAACATGATGGACGGGATATTTGCAATAAATTAAAACACAATCCTAAAACAGCTCATTTGCCCATTATATTGCTTTCGGCTTTAAACATGGATAATTTAGGCTGCTCACCAACTGCCATCATTGAAAAACCTTTTGATATTATGGATCTCCAACAGAAAGTAAAAACATTGTTGGATAAAAACTAAAGGTTATTTGAGCAAAAAAGGGATAGACTAAACAGCCTATCCCTATATCTAAACTCAAACATGCGCTCAAACATGAATGAATCCTCAAAATTAAACATTTTAGTTTATTATTAGTTTTAAAAAGTAGTGTAAATAGTTAAAGACTACCTGTTACAAGGATGTGAAGCCACGCTTAGTTTTACTATCTGAAATACTTAGTTTCATTTTTGAGTTTTATTGCAGAGATTTATAAAATGAAATTATCATGATTTTCAAAGCCATCTTTGAGATTAATCATGATTTGCTTCATCACCATTAAAACATATATTACAGATGAAAATAGCAACTTATAATGTAAATGGAATAAATGGGCGCTTACCTGTGCTGTTACGTTGGCTGGAAGAAACCCAACCTGATGTGGTTTGTCTACAGGAATTAAAGGCTCCCCAAGAAAAATTTCCGGAGCAGGCTATTAAAGATGCTGGTTATAATGCCATTTGGCATGGTCAAAAAAGTTGGAATGGCGTTGCTATATTGGCTCGAAACCTGGAAATAAAAGAGCTAAAACGAAATTTGGATGGCGATCCTGAAGACTTGCACAGCCGATACATCGAGGCAATGGTGAATAATGTTATAATTGGTTGTCTTTATCTCCCGAACGGAAATCCAGCACCAGGGCCAAAATTCGAATATAAATTGCGATGGTTTGAGCGTTTTACAGCCCATGCGGCAAAACTGTTAGAATATAATTTACCAGTAGTTTTATGTGGCGATTATAACGTAATACCTACGGAGCTTGATGCATATAAGCCAGAACGTTGGGTTGATGATGCTTTATTCCGTCCTGAAACCCGTTTGGCATTTCAAAATTTAATGGCGCAAGGCTGGACAGATGCGATCAGAAAATTATACCCTACCGAAACGATATATACCTTTTGGGATTATTTCAGAAATGCATACGGTAGAGATGCGGGATTAAGAATTGATCATTTTTTACTAAGTCCTCAAGTTAGTGATCGCTTAAAATCTGCGGGAGTAGATAAACAAGTTAGGGGCTGGGAAAAAACAAGCGATCACGGGCCGGTATGGATTGAACTAAGCGAGGTTTAATATTATTACGGCTTATTCTTTAAATCGGTTACATCTAAAAGTGTTCCTATTAATTTTAAGCATTCGCCGTCCTGTTGAGATAGTATTCCGTCAGCTTTAATCCATCTAATTTCTCCATCAGGCCGACAAATTCTGTGTACCGTGTGGTAACTGTTTTTTTCTCCCGAAACCGTAAGTTCAATTTCATCCTGAACGTGGTCAAGGTCTTCTGGTAGAATTAAACCTAAAACTTTTTCATAACTTAAAACCTGATCTGTTGGGCAACCTAGGTTTTTCTTAAATGACCGGGTTGAACGGAGTATGCCTGTTGCTATACTTAATTCCCAAAAACCAAGGCCTAGGTGGTCGAACACCACATCCCAATGATCATCGCAAATAATGGATAGATCAATATTTTTCTTATTTGTACTCATAAATAAAGGATAAACTATTTGAGGAAATTACATAAACAATGTAAAAATATTTTGAGTATTAATAAAAATAAACGTAATGCTCAGGGGTTTAAATAAATGGGAAGCAAGAGGTAGGATGGTTTAGCGTAGTTGCCCGAGCAGGCAAAAAATAAGTCAAGCTTTAAAACTTGACTTATTTGGGAATTGATTAATGCTGATTGGTGTTTTTTGACTTTTCTATCAGTTCTTTTTGATCGCTCAAATCTTTATAATAGAAATAACCACCAAACCCTAAGATGAGGATGATATTACTTATTTTGAAACTATGATCAAGCCAATAACTAAATGCTGGCACATTACCACTAAAACTCTGTTTAATGTTTGGCCAGGAGTTAAGAATGAAAATAATAACAATCATTAGCAAAACCTTTAGCAAGGTACTGATGATGATTTTTTGGTGATTTACTTTTTCCATTATTTAAACTCTCTGAAATCCTGACCGTCGGTAATGTTCAATAAGCTTTCATAAATCAAGCTGATTACATTGTCAACATCCTCTTTGTGTACCATTTCTACGGTAGTATGCATATAGCGTAACGGCAGCGAAATTAATGCTGATGGTACGCCGCCATTCGAATAGGCAAAAGCATCGGTATCGGTTCCGGTAGAACGCGAAGATGCCTGACGCTGGAAAGGAATATGGTTTTTCTCAGCGGTTTTAATTAATAATTTATTTAAATTGGTTTGAACAGCTGGCGCATACGAAACCACAGGGCCTTTACCCGCTGATAAATCGCCTTGAATGTTTTTGTTAATCATTGGCGTAGTGGTATCATGTGTTACATCGGTAATAATGGCCACATTGGGTTTAATGCGCTGGGCAATCATCTCGGCACCGCGTAAACCAATCTCTTCCTGTACAGAGTTTACAATATATAAACCGAAAGGAAGTTTCTTCTTGTTCTCTTTTAATAAACGTGCTACTTCGGCAATCATAAAGCCGCCCACACGGTTATCTAAGGCACGGCCCACATAATAGCGGTCATTCAAAACCATAAACTCATCTTCGTAGGTAATTACACAGCCTACGTGGATGCCCAATTTTTCTACTTCTTCTTTTGTAGTGCAACCACAGTCTAAAAAGATATTTTTTAATTCTGGTGCCTGTTCTTTTTCGCCATGTCGGGTGTGGATTGCTGGCCAACCGAACACCGCTTTAACCAATCCCTTTTCAGTATGAATATTTACCCGTTTTGATGGCGCAATCTGATGATCTGAACCACCATTGCGGATTACATAAATTAAACCATCTGCGGTGATGTAATTTACGTACCAGGAAATTTCATCCGCATGTGCTTCTATAACTACTTTAAAAGCAGCTTTAGGGTTAATAACACCTACAGCGGTACCATAATTATCGATAAAATGTTCATCGATATATGGTTTTAAATAGTTTAACCAAAGTTTTTGCCCTTCCCATTCGTAACCGGTAGGAGCAGGGTTATTGATGTATTCTTCAAGAAACTGTAGCGATTTTTTAGTTACCACAGCAACATGTTTTTTCTTTTCGTCGTCTTTTTTCTTAGCCATAATATTATTCTATAATTATTCGTCATCCTGAACTTGATTCGGGATCTGATTAATGAGATGCTGAACTAAATTCAGCATGACGGTTGGTAACTTAAAGTTCTTTTTCCATTACCACAAAATCGTAACCATCTTTAAAAAAGGTTTTATCTGTTTCATGGAAGCCAAATTTAAAATAAAATTCCTTAGCATTTACACGTGCGTTGCACCATAGTTTTGTTGCTTTTTGAATTTTACAAAAATCAAGGATATAGGCCATTAGTTGTGAGCCATAACCTGCTTTTTGAGTATCGGGCAGAACGGCAAGTTTACGGAACTGATAAATATCCCCATCATGGAATAAAGAAACCACTCCCGTTAACTTATGATCAAGGTATAATCCAAAATGGATGCCGTCAAAATCATCGGGAAGCTTTACACTATCAAAAGGTAATTCTGGATACATGGCCTCATGCCTGATCCGCCAGGTTAGAGAAGGGAATATTTGCTCAATTTGAACCATAGTTATAATAAAAAGCTAAAGCCTATTCTACCATCAACGCCAAAATAAGTTTGATATTTATTGATGCGTATAGTTGGACCTAATGAGAGCTCAAAATTTGTTTTTTTGCCAATACTGCGTTGGATGCCCCATTGAGGGGTGATTCCGATTTCAAAATCTATCACATTATATTGATTGATGTTGCCTTCTTTAAGCAAGGGAGAAAAATATGTAGCTACATCGAGACCAAAATAATTAGCTGCGTTATTAATGGTTTTTTTTCCTTTTTTTATTCTGTTTTCAAAATTGTAATATTTCCTGATTCCGGCATACATGTTTGGTGAAAGATCAAAATAGGTTTTAGTGTCACTTCCACTTTTATAATTGTAACTATATTCTAACAAAAAGGTTCCTGCTACACCCACACCTACGTAGGCTGTAGTTAGTTTTCCTATCTTTTGTTCTCTTTCATAATGCAAAGACAAGAGGTTCAGCCTTATTTTATTTAATGATTTTACTTCTGTTGGCTGTTCTACTTTTGTGCTGTCTTGAGCCTTTGCTTTACCGAAAATGGCCAGGCAAATAAGTAAGGCCGAAAATGTTTTGATTGCGTTTTTAGATTTCATAAAATTTTTATGGATTAGTTATTTGTTTTTTCTTCCGTAAAACTGATAAATTAAGATATTTAGGACAATTATACCCGTCATTCCATAACAGAATAATGCCCATCCGCCTTGGTCCCAAAGCCACAAACCCAAAGCCGAGCCGCAACTGGCACCAATAAAACTAACCGACATAAAAATAGTGTTCAGTCTGTTTCTGGCCTCTGGTATTAAGGTGTAAATTCGGGTCTGGTTGGTTACGTGTATGGCTTGCTGACCGATGTCTATAAGTACAATGCCAATTACAAATAGGTACAAATGGCTGCCAGTAAAATAAAACAAGACGATACTTACGATTTGTAATATAAAACCAATCATTAAGTTTTTGCGAGGATTGTTGCCATCGCTTAACTTTCCAACCAATGGTGCTGCCAATGCGCCTGCGGCGCCAGCAATTCCAAATAATCCAATCTGCAAGGTTTGGAAATTAAAGGGTGGGTTAGCCAGAAACAATACCATGGTAGTCCAAAATGCACTAATAATGGCGAAAGCCAGGAAGTTAATAATTGAAGTCTCCCTTAAGGCAGGTTGGGTTTTGATATAACTGAACATCGAACGCATGAGTTCTTTGTAGGTGCCTTTAAAAGCAGGATAACTTTGTGGAAAACGTTTGGCCATTAAAAGAATAAGCAGGCCGCAAATTCCGGCCGCAATATAATAAACGGCTCTCCAGCCTAACCAAAAGCCAATACTGCCACTTACCGCCCGCGAGGCTAAAATTCCAACCAGCAAACCACTCATAATCATCCCAATATTGGCCCCACGATTTTCATCGGTACTTAAATTAGCTGCTAAGGGCAAAATCAATTGGGGTACAATAGAGCAGGTGCCAATTAAAACTGAGGCAACTTCCAATACAAAAAAGGTATGTGAAACCGCGGCAACCAGTAAGGCGAAGATTGCCAGTCCGGTAATTATAAGGATCTGTTTTTTGCGCTCAAACATATCGCCCAGCGGTACTAAAAGGAAAAGCCCTAAAGCGTAACCGATCTGCGTGAGGTAGGTAATCCGTCCGGCATCGGTTTCGGTGAGGTTAAAATCTTTCGCAATTAAAATCACCAGTGGTTGGCAATAATAAATATTTGCAACAATCAGGCCTGTGCAAAAAGCCATGAGGAGGATATCGACGCGTGATAATTTCTGAGTAATCTGCATTTAGTCTTAAGTCGGAAGTCTTTAGTCATGAGTCTTAATGGTCTGGATTGATACAAACCTAACTATAGACCAATGACCGGGGATTATTTTCTACAAAGGTATATTTCCATGTTTCTTTCTTGGATTATTCACCGCCTTATTTTCCAACATCTTAAAGGCTTTTATCAACTTTGTACGGGTTTGGGCTGGTTCAATCACCTCATCAACAAAGCCTCGTTCTGCCGCACGATAAGGGTTGGCAAAGATATCTGAATATAATTTTTCTTTCTCCAGCCACTTTTCTTCAGGGTTTTCTGCTAAGGTAATTTCTCTTTTAAAAATAATTTCTGCGGCACCTTTAGCACCCATTACAGCGATTTCTGCACTTGGCCAGGCGTAGTTCATATCTGCACCAATATGTTTGCTGTTCATCACATCATAAGCACCTCCATAAGCTTTTCTGGTAATTACAGTAATGCGTGGTACCGTAGCCTCGCTAAAAGCGTATAATAATTTTGCACCATTGGTGATAATGCCATTCCACTCCTGATCTGTACCTGGTAAAAACCCCGGTACATCTTCAAATACCAATAATGGAATATTAAAGCAATCGCAAAAGCGGACAAAACGTGCTGCTTTAGTAGAAGAGTTGCTATCTAAAACACCTGCCAAATAAGCGGGCTGATTGGCTACAACGCCAATACTTCTTCCTGCAAGGCGGGCAAAGCCTACCACAATATTTTCAGCATAAGCCGCATGCACCTCTAAAAAGCTGTCAGCATCGGCCACGGCAGAAATCACTTCCCGTATATCATAAGGCTGGGAAGCATTTTCCGGCATAAAAGTATTTAATTCCGGTCGGCTTTCATCAGCTGTTTCGTAAGGTAAATGATCGGCTATTTCCTCACAATTTTGCGGCATATAGCTCAATAGTTTCTTTACATGGTTAATGGCTTCAATTTCATTGGCGCATGCAAAATGGGTAACGCCCGATTTTGTAGCATGTGTGCTGGCGCCTCCTAATTCTTCTGAGGTTACTTCTTCGTGCGTTACCGTTTTAACCACATTTGGGCCCGTAACAAACATATAAGAAGTATTTTCTACCATTAAAATAAAATCGGTAATGGCTGGCGAATAAACAGCTCCACCTGCACATGGACCCATAATGGCCGATAACTGCGGAATAACGCCCGAAGCCTGTACATTTTTATAAAAGATATCGGCATAGCCGCCCAAAGAAACAACCCCTTCCTGAATGCGGGCACCGCCACTATCATTTAAACCGATCAGTGGTGCACCATTTTTCATGGCCATATCCATAAGCTTGCAAATTTTCTCTGCATGGGTTTCGGAGAGTGAACCGCCAAACACCGTGAAATCCTGAGAGAATACATAAGTTAACCTGCCATTAATTGTTCCATAGCCCGTTACGACACCATCGCCAAGATATTTTTCGCGTTCCATGCCAAAGTCAGTACTCCGGTGCGTAACCATCATGCCAATTTCTTCGAAGCTCCCTTCATCCATTAAAAAATGAATGCGCTCTCGGGCTGTAAGTTTACCTTTTTTATGCTGACTGTCGATTCGGGCCTGTCCACCGCCAAGGTTTGCCTGGTTGATCTTATCTTTAAGTAATGCTATTTTTTTGTCCATTGCAACGCTATGAGATTTTAAAATTAAAAATTACTAGCGGTAATGCAAGGTAAACGGGGTGTTATTTTATCTCAGCCCAACAGGCGATGTTGAGTAAAGCAGATGGCGGGCTAGGGTCGCGATCGTCATGCTGTCCCGAATGTTCGGGATCAACATTTTTTTGCCTATTAAGACCCTGAAATAAATTCAGGGTGACGATAAAATGCAAAAATGTCTAAAGATTATACAGATTAGGTCCCGGCAATCGGGTTTATTTCACTTAGGCCTGTGGTTGGAAAACAAACCGCTGTTAACTAAACCCGACAGCAGCGGTTCCGATTCTTCATTGGAATTAGCGAATGGCGGGGCTACAGCACCTATGAAATACTAGTCCTCCATTTCCTAAAAAGAAAAAACGTTTTATAATTATTGAAAATGAGCGGTTCTGAGCTTTTGGCTTTTTCAGTCCCGCTTTTTGGTACGAGTTCCGATGAAGGATCGGAAGCTCTTCCCGACAATCGGGTTTATTTCACTTAGGCCTGTGGTTGGAAAACAAACCGCTGCTAACTAAACCCGACAGCAGCGGTTCCGATCCTTCATTAGAATTAGCGAATGGCGGGGCTACAGCACCTATGGAATACTGCCTCTTCATTTCCTAAAAAAAACATTTTATAATAGAAAACGAGTGGTTCTGCGCTTTTGGCTTTTTCGGTCCCGCTTTTTGTTACGAGTTCCGATGAAGGATCGGAAGCTCTTCCCGACAATCGGGTTTATTTCACTTGGGTCGGTGCAAGAAACTGAACCTTTCGCCTACCTATGGGTAAAATTGTGCTATTTGGAACAGGCTTTGAATGCCATTTTTAGCTAGTCAGATGGTAACATCTAACTACACATAATAATTTTTCTGCCACGGAAGCACAGAGGGCACGGAAATTTATTAACTAAACCAAGCTGGAGCGATATCCTTTTGGAGCCCGGTTAATTTAATTTTATAACGGAACCATTGTTTCCAAAATCTTTAAACGGTAAGCTTTTTATGTCGAATGCTATTGCCTATTTGTTATATTACATTTTTTTTACAGCTTAAAGCATTGAAAAACCAATTATCCGTTTATTTTTGTAACCGTTAGTATTAAAACAACATTAGGATTTTAGATGTTTTTAAGGAAATACAAGTATTTAATCGTTGCCTCATTCATGTTCATCTTCATGGCGAAGATGGGTATATCTGGTGCGCCGGTATTTTGTACGAGTATTGACAAGGAAATCATGAACGCTGTAATCATGCAAATCGAGTTAGAGCATGAAGGCGGGAAGGATGCCGCCAAAGACACTGCAAAATTTACCGATTTTAAACTCGTTGAACTTAATCATCCTATCTTTTCTTACGAATTCTCTTCAAGTCACTTCTTTCTGAAGAGCAGTTTCATCGAACATTTCAAAAGATATGTAGATCCATATCACCCTACGGTGCCAACACCCCCACCTAACTTTATCTAGTCTTTTTTATTGGGGTAACCTTATTATGTGCAATCAGTAATTTGAACGGCTATGTTGTGTTTAAATATTTATACACTATGCTGTTCCTTGGTCGCTTTTAAGATTCCCCCGCGATTTATTCGTTAAAATTTACTAGATAATTATATCGTTATGCAAAAGTTTAACCCGGCCTTTTCAGGTTCGGATGTGAAGAAATATATTCTTAAAAAGAATTTAAAGAAAGATTTACCTGCAAGTATTGTAGTGTTTTTAGTGGCTTTGCCATTGTGTTTGGGTATTGCACTAGCCTCAGGTGCACCGTTATTTGCTGGTTTAATCACTGGTATTATTGGAGGGGTAGTGGTTGCCTCTTTCAGTGGATCGCAGTTGAGCGTTAGTGGTCCCGCAGCGGGTTTAACCGTTATTGTTTTGGGTGCCATAACATCTTTGGGAAGTTATCAAACCTTTTTACTTGCAGTTGTACTGGCAGGGGTATTTCAAATGATTTTAGGCCTGGTTAAAGCCGGAACTATTGGTAATTACTTTCCTTCAAGTGTAATTGAGGGGATGCTTGCAGCAATCGGACTGATTTTGATTTTAAAACAGTTGCCACATGCGTTGGGTGTTGATACCGATTTCAGTGGCGACGAAGGATTCTTTCAGCAAGATCACGAAAATACTTTTTCTGCGATTACAGCAGCGGTAAGCCATTTTAGTTTGGCTGCAGTGGTTATCAGTTTATTATCGATAGCTATTTTGATCATTTGGCCTAAATTTCCAAAATTAGCGGTTGTACCTGCACCATTGTTGGTAGTAACGCTTGGGGTTCTTGGAACTATACTTTTTGCTGGTACAGATCATCCACTACGTGCCGATCAGATGGTGAAAATTCCAGTGGTAAGTGGTTTTGGCGAATTTTTAGGCCTGTTTACCATGCCCGATTTCTCTCAGTTGGCTAATAAAAATGTTTATATAACAGCTGCAACTATTGCTGTTGTAGCAAGTTTAGAAACATTATTAAGCATAGAGGCAGTAGATAAAATAGATCCAATTAAACGTGTATCCCCAACAAACAGAGAATTAATTGCCCAAGGTTTAGGCAACATCACCAGTGGTATGGTTGGTGGTTTACCTATGACATCGGTAATTGTTCGTAGCTCGGCAAATGTTAATGCTGGTGCCAGAACCAAAATGTCGGCTATTTTTCATGGTTGTTGGTTATTACTCTCACTTTTGTTTATTCCTGGGGTAATTAACATGATTCCGTTATCGTGTTTGGCCGCAATCCTTCTGGTAACAGGATACAAACTAACCCGTATTAGTTTATTTAAACACATGTACCATAAAGGATGGGATCAGTTTGTGCCATTTGTAGTGACGGTGCTAGCAGTTTTATTTACCGATCTGCTAAAAGGTGTGGCCGTTGGCATGTTGGTTTCTATTTTCTATTTACTCCGTACCAATATGCGCAACCCATTCTTTTACAGAATTACAAATGAAGGCGATAAAAAGCACATCAGGATTAAACTGGCCGAAGAGGTTTCCTTTCTGAACAAAGCAGCAATACAGGTAGTTTTAACGAATATTCCGAAAGAAACAGATGTAATTATTGATGGTTCGAATGCCAGGTATATCGATCCTGATGTATTGGAAACGATTTATAATTACAAGCATAATGCCTATACCAAGGGCATTATCGTCACTTTGGAGAACATCCAAAAACATTATACAGTACCAAAATTAAATATAACAGTAGAAGAAGATATTAATAAATCATAATTATGTGCGCAAAAACAATAGATACGAAGGATATAACATACGATAGCCTGTTACAAGGCAATAAGGACTGGGTTAAAGATACAATTGATAGTGATCCTGCCTTTTTTGATAAACTGTCTGAAGGTCAGAGCCCACCAGTATTGTGGATTGGTTGTTCTGACAGCCGTGTGCCTGCAAACCAGATCACGAACACCAGACCAGGCGATATTTTTGTACACAGAAATATTGCCAATGTGGTAGTGCATACGGATATGAATTTACTTTCAGTACTGGATTATTCTATTAATGTATTAAAGGTTAAACATGTAATTGTTTGTGGCCATTATGGCTGCGGTGGCGTGAAAGCTGCATTAGGCAATAAACAGGTTGGAATTATTGATAACTGGTTGAGAAATATCCGCGATGTATACCGTACGCACGAACGTGAAATGGCGACAATCAAAGATCCCGATCAGCGTTTTGACCGCTTAGTTGAATTAAATGCCATTGAGGGCGCAGCAAATGTAACCAATACATCAATTGTACAAAGCGCCTGGGCCAATGGTCAGGAGTTAGCAGTACATGCATGGGTTTATAGTTTAAAAACAGGAATCATCAAAGATCTAAAAGTAACCTGTACTTGTCTTGATGATGTTGCCCCTGCGTTTAAAGTAGGATAAAAGCACATAATAAGTGCTATTTTTTAGTTGTTAGGTAAAGCTCCCGATTTTACATCGGGGGCTTTTATTTTTCTGTGGTATTGGGCATATTTCCTGCTTCTCCCTTATTACCTTT from Flavobacterium sp. W4I14 includes these protein-coding regions:
- a CDS encoding RNA polymerase sigma factor (sigma-70 family) (product_source=TIGR02937; cath_funfam=1.10.10.10,1.10.1740.10; cog=COG1595; pfam=PF04542,PF08281; superfamily=88659,88946; tigrfam=TIGR02937); the encoded protein is METLNFNCDIYQYRQPLFDRALAYTRDEDDAADLVQDTFMKAFRFSAKFEMGSNVRAWLFTILKNTFLNHYYKVKRKNEMIQQEEDLTSVQLVPSASLNGGAAKFMMEDIQKSLNALPEDCRFCFCRYFEGYKYHEIAAELDIPLGTVKTKIHVARGLLKKMLKNYKSGLAA
- a CDS encoding putative MFS family arabinose efflux permease (product_source=COG2814; cath_funfam=1.20.1250.20; cog=COG2814; pfam=PF07690; superfamily=103473; transmembrane_helix_parts=Inside_1_12,TMhelix_13_35,Outside_36_49,TMhelix_50_72,Inside_73_78,TMhelix_79_101,Outside_102_105,TMhelix_106_125,Inside_126_131,TMhelix_132_154,Outside_155_158,TMhelix_159_181,Inside_182_216,TMhelix_217_239,Outside_240_243,TMhelix_244_266,Inside_267_278,TMhelix_279_296,Outside_297_299,TMhelix_300_319,Inside_320_339,TMhelix_340_359,Outside_360_362,TMhelix_363_385,Inside_386_390); translated protein: MQITQKLSRVDILLMAFCTGLIVANIYYCQPLVILIAKDFNLTETDAGRITYLTQIGYALGLFLLVPLGDMFERKKQILIITGLAIFALLVAAVSHTFFVLEVASVLIGTCSIVPQLILPLAANLSTDENRGANIGMIMSGLLVGILASRAVSGSIGFWLGWRAVYYIAAGICGLLILLMAKRFPQSYPAFKGTYKELMRSMFSYIKTQPALRETSIINFLAFAIISAFWTTMVLFLANPPFNFQTLQIGLFGIAGAAGALAAPLVGKLSDGNNPRKNLMIGFILQIVSIVLFYFTGSHLYLFVIGIVLIDIGQQAIHVTNQTRIYTLIPEARNRLNTIFMSVSFIGASCGSALGLWLWDQGGWALFCYGMTGIIVLNILIYQFYGRKNK
- a CDS encoding hypothetical protein (product_source=Hypo-rule applied; superfamily=81648; transmembrane_helix_parts=Inside_1_8,TMhelix_9_31,Outside_32_45,TMhelix_46_68,Inside_69_88) translates to MEKVNHQKIIISTLLKVLLMIVIIFILNSWPNIKQSFSGNVPAFSYWLDHSFKISNIILILGFGGYFYYKDLSDQKELIEKSKNTNQH
- a CDS encoding PAS domain S-box-containing protein (product_source=TIGR00229; cath_funfam=3.30.450.20; cog=COG2202; pfam=PF08447; smart=SM00086,SM00091; superfamily=55785; tigrfam=TIGR00229); the encoded protein is MSTNKKNIDLSIICDDHWDVVFDHLGLGFWELSIATGILRSTRSFKKNLGCPTDQVLSYEKVLGLILPEDLDHVQDEIELTVSGEKNSYHTVHRICRPDGEIRWIKADGILSQQDGECLKLIGTLLDVTDLKNKP
- a CDS encoding N-acetylglutamate synthase-like GNAT family acetyltransferase (product_source=COG1246; cath_funfam=3.40.630.30; cog=COG1246; pfam=PF13673; superfamily=55729), with amino-acid sequence MVQIEQIFPSLTWRIRHEAMYPELPFDSVKLPDDFDGIHFGLYLDHKLTGVVSLFHDGDIYQFRKLAVLPDTQKAGYGSQLMAYILDFCKIQKATKLWCNARVNAKEFYFKFGFHETDKTFFKDGYDFVVMEKEL
- a CDS encoding putative aminopeptidase FrvX (product_source=COG1363; cath_funfam=3.40.630.10; cog=COG1363; pfam=PF05343; superfamily=53187), translating into MAKKKDDEKKKHVAVVTKKSLQFLEEYINNPAPTGYEWEGQKLWLNYLKPYIDEHFIDNYGTAVGVINPKAAFKVVIEAHADEISWYVNYITADGLIYVIRNGGSDHQIAPSKRVNIHTEKGLVKAVFGWPAIHTRHGEKEQAPELKNIFLDCGCTTKEEVEKLGIHVGCVITYEDEFMVLNDRYYVGRALDNRVGGFMIAEVARLLKENKKKLPFGLYIVNSVQEEIGLRGAEMIAQRIKPNVAIITDVTHDTTTPMINKNIQGDLSAGKGPVVSYAPAVQTNLNKLLIKTAEKNHIPFQRQASSRSTGTDTDAFAYSNGGVPSALISLPLRYMHTTVEMVHKEDVDNVISLIYESLLNITDGQDFREFK
- a CDS encoding hypothetical protein (product_source=Hypo-rule applied; cleavage_site_network=SignalP-noTM; superfamily=56925); this translates as MKSKNAIKTFSALLICLAIFGKAKAQDSTKVEQPTEVKSLNKIRLNLLSLHYEREQKIGKLTTAYVGVGVAGTFLLEYSYNYKSGSDTKTYFDLSPNMYAGIRKYYNFENRIKKGKKTINNAANYFGLDVATYFSPLLKEGNINQYNVIDFEIGITPQWGIQRSIGKKTNFELSLGPTIRINKYQTYFGVDGRIGFSFLL
- a CDS encoding DNA-binding response OmpR family regulator (product_source=COG0745; cath_funfam=3.40.50.2300; cog=COG0745; pfam=PF00072; smart=SM00448; superfamily=52172) yields the protein MSNLLVKKIFIVDDDENIHDIINLIFEEEHYLIKSVLSVDNLEEAIADFLPDIILLDIRIGKHDGRDICNKLKHNPKTAHLPIILLSALNMDNLGCSPTAIIEKPFDIMDLQQKVKTLLDKN
- a CDS encoding exodeoxyribonuclease-3 (product_source=KO:K01142; cath_funfam=3.60.10.10; cog=COG0708; ko=KO:K01142; pfam=PF03372; superfamily=56219; tigrfam=TIGR00195), whose product is MKIATYNVNGINGRLPVLLRWLEETQPDVVCLQELKAPQEKFPEQAIKDAGYNAIWHGQKSWNGVAILARNLEIKELKRNLDGDPEDLHSRYIEAMVNNVIIGCLYLPNGNPAPGPKFEYKLRWFERFTAHAAKLLEYNLPVVLCGDYNVIPTELDAYKPERWVDDALFRPETRLAFQNLMAQGWTDAIRKLYPTETIYTFWDYFRNAYGRDAGLRIDHFLLSPQVSDRLKSAGVDKQVRGWEKTSDHGPVWIELSEV